AAGATAAGGGTAATCACTATTATATGTATTCTGCTCGTTAGCAATGACACCCAAATAGGTTTTAATTCTTCACTCCCACGCCTCTCCTCCACTGGTGCATCTCAATTATTTGTTCAGAGTCTGGTGTGACAATAGTGTCAGCTGTGGGAGCCTTTGGGATGCTAAACAGGGGACAGGAGGTTGAAAATAAGTCATTTTCAGTGGGCTGAACCTGGTGCTTTGTGCTGCCTGAGAGGAGAAGCTTCAAAGCTGCTTTTaaacagagcaaacaaaagagcaaaacttGATCCGATCTCCCTGCCTGCTTTTGAAGTTGTGAAGCTGCAAGCCAAGGGTGTCGGCTGCTCATATCCATCTTATGAAGATCATACACACCTGTCCTGGACCAAACAGGCATCAGCAGATATACCCGTTCCTGATGTGATTCATTTCCTGATGCCCACTTGTGTGCATATAATGATTATTTGCGGAGGACGATAGCATGATTTCGATCTAAACATCTCTCTGGGTAAAGTTTGGCTCAGGCAACgttgttttttcaaagttttccacaatcctgttttttttaaatgtgtttctcttAAACTTGAGGGAATCACGAGTCAGATTGAAATGATGAACTTGAGAAAGTATAACATTAACACCATCCCCCTGCTGAAATGCTTAATAATCAATATACATTTCCCCTCTGATCAATCAGAGTCAGGTATTCAAGAGggttttttcttaaatttgtttGGTGAGTCCAGAGTCACACATGACTTCCGTCTCACTATGTATTGATTCAGTAAAAATTGCATAATTAAGACATGATTACAAGTTTAACTCTTACCATTATCACTGTATGTCCCCTATACAGTTACaggcaaaatgtaatttaaatgttcGAAGGCATTCCTTGTCACGGGGTCTTAATTAAATGGGAATCTGCTGCCTCTGAAAGGTGCTGGTATCAAATAAAAGAAGTAAACTTAGTCATAAATTATGCATTTCATAGAGCAACTGGTGGCAAGTATGTACAGTAGCCtgtgttgttattatttcctGATGTAGACAGTGATATTGGCACCACTTCATACAATATTTAATAACTGTGTGTAGAGAGATGATTATTACACATGCTAAAATCAGAATAAATGAATcataaaagtcagaaaacacaTGATAtcgtatgattttttttttttttttttgcctcagatGAACTTAATCTCACggcattttcacattaaaaaaaatgccggAGTCTGATGGAATTTGTCTACGTTTCCCTTCAATTGTGGTCTGCAAACATGGTAAACAAGGTGTCTTAATTCAATTTAAACGAACACGTAAATAACTACAACATCAAAGAAGATACGGTTTTAAATTCTTTATAAATATCTTCAGATAAATAGTGTTATAATACAAgcataacattttcaatgcactGCTaagtaacacacaaaaaagtgcaACAGGCctaattaaaaaacatgaagGCCTATATGTCTTTCACCAATAGGCCCGCCAtagattaaaatcaaataaatagaataagagcaaaaatatcaacacaGTTGTTGGTTTGCATTCGGAAAGAATTTTAGACCGTTTGCCTCCTAAATCAAAGCTTTCTTTGGGATTAGCGTATCTACTTCTCTGATTGTATTTATCAGTGCCACATTACAGTATGTGGTAAATGCCCTCACAAATtgtgcaaataaataatgatttcaATCAACATGGGTCTAATGAAAAATTCATTACACAGCACAATGTTAACCTTAGTTTTTACAACTCTCCTACAGCTGCACTCGGCTTAAACTATGATATCTCAGATGACTGTTCTGTCTTATTTTCTGCAGTAACAGTGTCCATCTGGTTTGCCTTACTTTTCAAAACTGACCCGCAATTTACCCGGTTAGGACAGCAGGAGAGGCGGGTGTAAAGGGTTGCCTTTCCCCTCTAGCAGATCGCTTTTCTCCATCACTGAGGCCGGCGAGCAGAGCTGTGCCGGACCGGACTGCAGCCCCGTCAAGCCCGGCATGGGACCCAGGGACGGGGTGGGCTTTATTGGCACGGGGACGGCGGGCAGGGTTTGCCCGTTGGCATTGTGGTAAAGGCCCTTTGACACGCTGAAGGGCGCGTACTCGGATGATCCGGGAATGGGCACGCCACCCATGGAGTCCGACAGCATCCCGACGTGCGGCCACATGGAATTGACCACGCTGCTGAGCTGCGGGGGCACTGGGTAACCCAGGTGGTGCATGACAGAGGTGAGGGGGAGCCCGCTGGCCATCACACCCTTGTAGTCCCGTCCTATAATGTTCTCAATGGCGAAGGGGTGTTTAAACCCGCCGGGCTGTGCGCAAGCGATGCCCCCGTAACCCTGCAAGTGAGGCAGCCGACCCACGGTGCTTGCCGGGCCGGCCGAGTGGTCTTGGTGGCCGGATGCTGTGCCCAGCTTGCTGCccgggtggtggtggtggtgatggtggaaGTAATGCATCATGGGGGAGCTCTTGCAGGCCATGTGCTCAGCGCGCAGCACCTTGAAGCGCTTCCGTCTCCTCAGGAAGCTGCCGTTCTCAAACATGTCACCGCAGTCCGGGTGCAAAGCCCAGAAGCTGCCTTTCCCTGGCTGATCAGGCCTCCGAGGGATCTTGATGAAGCAGTCATTAAACGAGAGGTTGTGTCGTAGGGAATTCTGCCACCTCTGGGTATTCTCTCGATAATACGGAAACCGGTCCATGATGAACTTATAAATGTCACTCAGAGGGAGCATCTTGTCGGCTGAGTTCTGGATAGCCATCGCTGTCAGTGATATGTAGGAGTACGGGGGCTTCTGGTCGCTGTAAGAGTTCTTCCCAGGGCGGGGCATGACTGGCTACTGTTTTCTTTAAGTTTGTGTTATTAAATCAAAACGCCTTTAAGGTTCTACGTTAAACGCTATGTTTACGGAGCTAACTCGACCGTCTTCATATCAGTCGCCATCTGAGGGATCTGTTCCAAAGTTCTGAGCCATCAGATTAGAAGCTGGTAAATCTTCCTCCTGGTGCAGGATTACCTGCGGTATATCGATCAATACAGTGTAGCTGTCAAGTAAGATCCTTAAGGGGCTCCTGCATCCGAGGAAAGAAGacttttgtctgtctctttgccAAATTATGCTCTTGGCGTTGTGCGCAAAAGTCGGTCTCTGTGCGTAAAAGTTGAGAGGTCTTccgagtccccccccccccttgtttcCGCGGCAGTTCTAGGATGTGAGGGGGCCAGTTTGctttgctgtctgtgtgtggtgtgtgctcctctcctcttgtgCGATGCTCCCGCTCGCCGAACGCCGATTTTTTTGTAAGACCCCCGCAGGTCGCCGGCTCTATTATCTATTATCCAGACACTTAGGGGACACGtcaggggagagaggggggttGCGTGTgtagagagtgagtgagtgagtagtagtagtagtagtagtagagagagagagagagagagagagagagagggataaagaAACGAATAAAAATGAAGAGTGGGTGGTGCGATCGGCACACGCGTTCGCTTCTAATCTTCTGTTTCCAATAAAAGAGTCTCGCATAAAGTAGCCCACACAGGGACAGAACATAACCGGACAattcttttaaatgtgtttcaccAAGAAGCTAAATCCCCAGTGGCTGCGCAACTGATTAGCTGCAGTagactctgacctttgacctctccccgtccaaaataaaagtttgaatgCGTTGAAGGGCTTTGTATATTATCGAGAGTTCGCGAAAACAGATCCCCTATTTTCAAAAGCAGGATGTTCTGCAAGTACAGTGCGCTCAATGGCGCCTCGTGCTGAGTGCACACGGTTGAGAGAACCATGACAGAGAATGTGGATTTGAGGTGCCATCTTAGCTTACTTCACTTGAGGGAACAAATAGTAAATACAACCTCTTTGTTAAATTTTGCTCGCCTGCACTTTCAGACTTTGCAAACAATAAATCATGTCTTCCTTTGCGCACAATCATCAGCGAGCTGCTCCTCCGCTCTCAATTACGCGGGCGCGcacgcacagaaacacaactacacacacacacacacacacacacacacacacacacaattgagagagagagagcgagagaggcgttgttgttgattaattgcTGAGAGGGGAGTCCGGcggctgtctgtctgttcaaaCACTCTCCGGTGAATCCTACAAGGATGTAAACAAACTTCATCCCCTGCTCTGGGTTCTGTTCAGCGGAGAACAACAAAAGCTGCTCCCCTTCCCGTAAATTTCCTTCTCTGGCCAGGTGTCATGACTGGGTCCTTGACGGCTCCTGTCTACCCCGTTGCCCCGGTGGGCCCCCGAATACATTACAATAATTAAGTCTTCCGTGATTTAGCCTCCTAGGAGAGAAGTCCAACATTGTAATTAAGGGCAAGCTCACTGTATTAGGTATGAATATTCAAAACTGTGTCAATTAATTAGTCGGCTTATCTCCCCCGTTATGTCTCAGTCCTTCAAACCCACCCAAAAGGTCAAGTGTGTCGACGGAGAGCATATTTTAAAGGCATCATGTAATTGCGAGGAAAATCAGTTTTTAGTGCCACTTCGCTTGACAAAGAGTGAACATTCATATCTTCACCGCTAAATAAAGGCAGTCgttgttgtgcttttttttttttttttttccttcttgtttgCATAATTGTTTTCCTGGAGCCTGAAAAATGAGTTTTGAAACTCGGAGGCCCACAGAGGCCAACGCGGGTAAAAGCATCCTCTTTAAGCGCCCGGGAAAGATCAATATTAAATCTGTTTTGACAAAAGGGGACCGTTAAATAGACACCGTGGCTGATCTgcataacaaaattaattaggTAGTCTACGGCAGTCTTCGCCTGCACCCAACTCCTGGACAAATAACTAGTTGTAAAGCACACCTTCTGGGCATACGGAGCATATGCTGGAATTATCCTTAATTGACTAATTACATAAATTACTCATTAAGTTTACAGCACATCAATTATAAAAGATGTATCAATTAATTTTGCATAAATTACAAGCGGCACGCTGCACGAAGAGGGCGGCGGAGGGAATGAGGGTCGCCAGAAGGGGGTCTACTCTAAGGTGGagcgcgtgtgcgtgtgtgtgtgtgtgagagtgtgcgtGTAGGCGCGCGTGTGAGTGACGGTcgtctgtttgtttcctgtctccAATAATTATTTGTTCAGCTTAAGGGCAAAGATattccttctctgtctcccattCGCAAAGGGAAAGTGTGGGGGTAATGGCAattatactaataataataatcttaaaGACCTCTCTCCATGTCATAAGGGGCGCATCGTCGCGGAGAGAGCCATTAAAATCAATTAGCGAGGCCTATTGTTTCCAATGGAAAATTAAACCAGTTTAGGACTGTGGTGCAGACGCTGTAAGCCTTACTTGTGTAATGGGAAATTATTTAGAGGCAAAACACGACAGATTTTCCCGTTTCCCCCATAAAAGAGCGAGCAAGCAGGGGCATTAATGGATCAAAGCTGCAGTGTGTCTGCCTGTTGCCTTGAAGACTTACCTCAGTCGACTCAGGTATAACTATATCGTCCACATTCTTCACAGTGGAAAACTGCGTGTAAATCTTGCAGGCCTGCATTCTTCCCAAACTCCCTGACCTCAAACTTCCAGAAGAGCAATAAGAGAAGTATCACTAGGACAACATGAATTACTTTTGTCCAGGAGCTTTCTAAGTGTTTCATTCTTTTGACCAAATATGATGAATAACTTCATATTCCACACTAGTTTCTAATTATATACAAATAGAACTGAGAATTTGCAACATCATCTTGAATTATGTCTGGccatgacatactgtaaatggaaATATTACAGGAGTggtaaaaataacagaaataccTGACAGTACAATGGAATCTAAATAATAActaatgctctttttttttagcttcaaTATTAACTGAGTCAAAGAGGAGTTAATACAGCTGTATACTAACCTGAAgactgtagtttgtggtgctgatGTATTGGACTTAACTTTATTGGAAAGTGCTCCTTTAATTTTATCAAACCAGAGagggtttgatttttttttgtttctgcttaaTTACTTTCTTACTGAGGAGAAAGGCTCATACACAGGACCAGTATTTGCGAATGCAACAACTGAACTCTTAATTTTCGTTGTACAGGGTTGTAGCAAATGTGTTTCGTATCTGTGAGCTGGACAGGTCCAACATCTGGAgctgaaaatgaccaaaaaaggGTCACAAAAAAGTCACCTACATGTAAGCATTGAAAAATGGAGAGCAGTTTGCAGTGTGATGAAAGTAACACAGGAAACCCTCCATTtgttctatttctttcttttagtaTTTTCTGTACGAAAGGACTGTAGGCTGCGGTACAAATAAGACCCTTCCAGCACTCACCATAATTACCATATCCTTCCTCTTGAGGATGGCTACTATCTATTTGAGTTTCTTACTTAATTTAGCAGGACATCAATGGACGTGCTAACGTTTCCCTTTACTGGCCTTTTTTAAATGACCCACCGACTTATGCACAATATTTTTCACGTTGCCTGTGTTCTCAGTGAATACAGCCCTCACAAATTTGAAGCATTTGTAGACTATACTCATAACTGGCTCACAGACAGTGTAAGAGCTCTCAGCAACCAACCAGCTACTAAACTGACCTTCTCTCCAATGCCTCTTCATACTGTGGCCCTCTTTTGTCAGCCACAAGAACAACCCTGAGTCAGATTTCCCCTTATAGTTTTCCTAAACTGTGTTTAAATCCACATAGCCGGGAGGTTTCTCCCACCTCAACTCTGCTTTTGTAGACGGTCAGGCTATTCTTCATATTGCATTGATATTAAAGGAGCATCCATTTGACCGTTCTAGCCCTGATAATAATGCTAGAATGGACTACAGCGACACACTGACCATGCTGAGGACTGGTCCTTCTCATCAGCTGTCGTCACAGGCTGTCAGCTGCTGTCGCTTGTTCTCTTCACAGCAATCATTCATCAGGATCAGAATCCATACAAAACTCAGTTCAGGGAAGGAAAACATTAAACCCAGTCATCAATAACTGGCCAACACTCGATGAAGAGATATCACATATTATCAGCACTACAGCAGTTACTGTTGTAAATTTTCAATATCTTTACTCAAACATCAGGCTTTTTGTGTTACAGGGCTTTCTACATGACTCGCTACTTTATGTCAACACCGAGGAACCACACAGGAATAGAAAGAGATAGTGatcatttttactttctctgctTTGCCAAATACCTAGCTATTCCTAGTTTTAATTTAACTATTTCAAGTTTGTGCTTTAAGGGGTTTGTGAAAGGTATCCTGGGAAATAAATTtcaaactgaaggaaaaagtaAACAAGCCAGGTTTAGGGAAAGTCGGCACACACGGAAAGTGTTTTGGTGTGCCCACTTTCCTGCAGTATGTGTagataaatgtcagaaaacacactTCTCATTCTCTTAAAAATCATGAATGAGAGTTTTATCTTGAAGATTGTGACTGGAAGTCATATTGATTTTGTCTGGCTTGACTCTGGTCTGGGACTACAATTGCCTTTTGGCTCCCTGCAGTGACAGTGCACTAAGGCAGCTTCCATTAAGACCAGAGTATCACTGCCTTCACTACAAATGGGAAACCACAACATCTCATACAGATTCTCATATTGCTTACTGCCGCAAAAAGAGTAAGGCTACGATGGATTCCAACAAATGTCCAATCAACTAATGGCCATAGACAGTAATACTGAAatataggcacacacacacacacacacgcgcacacacacacacacacacgcacgcacacacacacacacacacacacacacacacacacacacaaatatgcacaaatACAACTATGCATGTTTATGGGCATTATGTTTACTGTTGTATTGTGTGTGCCAGTGTTTAAAGTTTGCATTTTGTCCTTTTATGACTGCTTATCAGAAAATAACCACCATATTTTATGATCTTGTGACTAACATCCCGCTTCTGTTCATCTTTTCACGGCCACTGTGTAGAGTAGGGTTGGTCCAAAGTATGATTTCATTTTGGTAGGCAAAGTGGGCAGTTGTCCAGTTGTCTCAGAcccccaggggccccaaaaCTCCACGGTCACCAGTTTGTTTTGGTAACTTAATCAACAACAAATTTGTGGAGGATCTCACACCACTAAAAAAGTCAGGTCCTGCATTATTATCCAATGTTGTGACCTTGTCTTGTAGAAGAC
Above is a genomic segment from Xiphias gladius isolate SHS-SW01 ecotype Sanya breed wild chromosome 19, ASM1685928v1, whole genome shotgun sequence containing:
- the foxb2 gene encoding forkhead box protein B2, coding for MPRPGKNSYSDQKPPYSYISLTAMAIQNSADKMLPLSDIYKFIMDRFPYYRENTQRWQNSLRHNLSFNDCFIKIPRRPDQPGKGSFWALHPDCGDMFENGSFLRRRKRFKVLRAEHMACKSSPMMHYFHHHHHHHPGSKLGTASGHQDHSAGPASTVGRLPHLQGYGGIACAQPGGFKHPFAIENIIGRDYKGVMASGLPLTSVMHHLGYPVPPQLSSVVNSMWPHVGMLSDSMGGVPIPGSSEYAPFSVSKGLYHNANGQTLPAVPVPIKPTPSLGPMPGLTGLQSGPAQLCSPASVMEKSDLLEGKGNPLHPPLLLS